CGTGTTCTGGATAGAAAAGCACTGCGTAGGACTCGACCCGTCGCCAGGCAAGCGCCTGCCACCGGTCTCACGCAAGCCCCCTTTCTAATCATCACCACGTATTTTGGAGAGACATCATGGACAAATTCACCGTACGCACCCAGCTCACTCTGGCTTTCGGCCTGCTGGTCTTTTTCCTCATCGGCATATCGATCCTGTCCGTGCGGAGCTTTTCCAACTTCAACGCCAGTTTTGACCAGTATGTCAACGGCATCACCGCCCGCGCCAATACGGCGCACCGCGTACGTGACGCAATCGACATGCGTGCCGTGGCGGCCAGGAATCTGGTGCTCGTCACCAAGCCGGAAGACCTGGAGATCGAACGCAAACAGGTCTTGCAGGCGCAGGCCGAGGTCGTCAAGAACATGCAGCATCTGCTGCAGCTGACACAGCAGCCTGAGGTATCGGATGAAGTGCGCGCCATAGTCAACAAGATAGACGGCATCGAAAAACGCTATTCTCCCGTAGCGATGGCTATCGTGGACCTGGCGCTGCAAAAGAAAACCGACCAGGCCATCGTCAAGATGAATGAGGAATGCCGCCCGCTGCTGGCCGCCCTCGTCGCCGCCAGCGATGAATATTTCGCCCTAACGGACCAGCGCTCTACCGCCATCTTGCAGGAAGACAACGAGCGTTACACGCTCAACAGGAATATTCTCATCGGCGCCAGCCTGCTGTCCATCGTGCTGGCAGCCCTGGCGGGCTGGCTCATCACACGCAGCCTGCTCAAGGCGCTGGGCGCAGAACCGAAGCAGCTGTGCGACGCCGTCAGCCTGCTGGCCGGCGGCGACCTGACAGGCAAACTCAACGTTGCACCGCACGATACCGCCAGCGTGCTGTCGGCGCTGCAGCGCATGCAGGAGTCGCTGACCACGGTAGTGTCGTCCGTGCGCCAGGATTCCGACACCGTTTCCCTTGCCGCCGCGGAAATTTCCAGCGGCAATAGCGATCTGTCGCTGCGCACGGAACAGCAAGCCAGTTCGCTGGAAGAAACCGCGTCCTCGATGGAAGAGCTCACCAGCACCGTGCGCAAGAATGCGGAAAACGCCCGCGAAGCCAATGTGCTGGCCACG
This window of the Janthinobacterium agaricidamnosum genome carries:
- a CDS encoding methyl-accepting chemotaxis protein; the encoded protein is MDKFTVRTQLTLAFGLLVFFLIGISILSVRSFSNFNASFDQYVNGITARANTAHRVRDAIDMRAVAARNLVLVTKPEDLEIERKQVLQAQAEVVKNMQHLLQLTQQPEVSDEVRAIVNKIDGIEKRYSPVAMAIVDLALQKKTDQAIVKMNEECRPLLAALVAASDEYFALTDQRSTAILQEDNERYTLNRNILIGASLLSIVLAALAGWLITRSLLKALGAEPKQLCDAVSLLAGGDLTGKLNVAPHDTASVLSALQRMQESLTTVVSSVRQDSDTVSLAAAEISSGNSDLSLRTEQQASSLEETASSMEELTSTVRKNAENAREANVLATTASDVASKGGAVVGQVMGTMDLISESSRKIVDIISVIDGIAFQTNILALNAAVEAARAGEQGRGFAVVATEVRGLAQRSASAAKEIKALIDDSVSRVDAGSRLAAQAGTTMSEVVASVARVSNIIAEITVASQEQSAGIEQINQAVTQMDSVTQQNASLVEEAAAAAESLREQASHLVETVSIFKTHDSHLAAPAPAPAPARASHKPLRLVPAAAASSPAKRQAAPAKPRAAQAEAVTAGDWEEF